A region of the Bacillus sp. NP247 genome:
CCGTTAAAATAACCTAACTCCGTATGAACCCATACATTTTTGTTTAACTGAGAAAGTGAAATAGTTCCGGTCTCATTCTTTATTACTTTTTGCTCTAGCTTTTGTTCCGCTTTCACAGAAGAAATTGTACTAACAAATTGAGTTGCTCCTAGTAAACTAACACATAACCCTATTTTTAATAACATATTCTTTTTCATCCTTATCAATCCTTTCTTTCAAAATAAATAGTTATTACCTATAATAGACAATTCATTCCAAAAGTTTGTTCCATCTTTTCTTACATATTTTTCATGCGATTAATAAAAAAGCGTACAAAATTCTGTACGCTTTTTTATTAATCTTCTTTTTACCATTCACGCTTTTTATTAATTTTCATTTTTTCTTCAAACGCCTTCTCTAAATCAATATTTAATTTATTCGCTAAATCACATACATTCCAAATTACATCAAACATTTCTAAACCAATCTCTCGTTTCGAATCTTGTATTTTATCACGCTTTAATATAACTTCCGCTAATTCACCTAATTCCGCCATCGCATACATCGTGCGTTCTTCAATTGTTGTATGTTGAAACCCTTTTTCTTTACTAAAACTTGCTACATATCTCTGTAATTCTGAAATATTCATACTTAATCTCCCTTCTTCACAAATGCCATTTTCTATTACACTTAAAATCAAAACTGTATTTTGTTAAATTATAACATTCATACTATAATTTATTTATAGTCCATTAACAGAGGTGTTTCTGGTGACTCTCTTCGCGTATCCATCATTATTTATACTAGCAATTATTTCATTTGCACTAGCTTATTTCATCGGAGTAAAACAATACACTTGGCTCTTATCAGGGTTCAATGAACGACGTGTACCTAATAAAGTGAAACTTTAATCATTGGGGGTTTTGTTCATCCCCCAATGATTATTAGTTGAACCAATCGGGCGTTTACGGGCAGTGGATCTCCCACCTAACTTCTTTGCCCTAGCTGAATTTTGAGGCGGGAGTCTTACTACCCGTTAATGCGGGACAAAATGAAGTTATCAAAAATAGTTGGTCTTTATAATCTAATTGCTGGTGTCATTGCTACAATCGGTAGTGTCTTCACTACTCCTAATGTCAAAATCATTATTCCTATCATTGTAATTGGACACTTTATAATAGAAATTTATGTAAATACACGTATGATTCATTAAAAAAAGATCATCCAATTGGATGATCTTTTTCATAATTTATCGACATATTGCTTTACTTCTAGTATTGAAAAACCAAATGCTTCTCTTACTCTCTTAACTGCTGTAATCGTTTTTCCATCTTCCACAAGCTGACGCAATTCTTTATTAATCTCAGGTTCTCTTTCTACAATTCCCATTTCTTTCGTAATCAGTTGTAATTTATCCTCAATCCTCTTTAAACGCACATCATTTTTCTTTTCGATTTTATTTAATTTTTCAGCGATACACATAAATCCAAAAGCCACAATTGGTATGACAATCCAAAATTCTATGACTGCTCCTCCTTTACTAGCTTTCATATGTTTTATTTAAGTAACTTATGTAAATTTTACCATACGAAACATTTAATGTATAATAGTAATATACAACACTATTGATAAAACCTTTTATTTTAGGGGACACTTTATGAAAAGATTTTTGAATACACTACTACAATTTGTAGTTCTTTCAATCGTACTACACTTATTATTTGATATAGTTGGTTGGCTTGTTTTCAATGCACCAATTAAAAATAAAGAAATCATTATTTCCTTAATAACAACCTCATGGCTTATGTACATGTACCGAGATAATTTTTTTAAAGCATTCACTTCGAATTAAATTAAAATAAGAAAACACTTCATCGATAAAAGGTGAAGTGTTTTCTTTTTCTCTCATTCTCTCTATTTACTGCTGTATAATAAAACTAATATTCTGTCTTTTGAAAGAAAGGAGTCACTATGAACTTAAAAAGTAACAATATATATGAGAAAATGAACCAATATTCCGTTGCAGGATTAAGCCTTGCCGTTATACGTGACGGTAGGCTTGATGAAACTACTGCCTTCGGAACACTTGAATGTGGAACAACTAGAACTGTCAATACGAATTCCATATTCAATTCTTGTTCTATTAGCAAATTCATCACCTCAATGCTCGTACTAACGTTATCAGATCAAGGAATCGTACATTTAGATGAAGACGTAAATGATAGACTCACATCCTGGAACATCCCTACCAATCTATTTACTTCACAGAAAAAAGTCACGTTACGAAACTTATTAAGTCACCAATCTGGAATCATTGACCCTCCCAATAGTTTTGAACATTATACACTTGCAAAAGGACTACCTAACATGTCTGAACTCCTTGCTGGTAAATCATTATATTGCCCAGTACCTATAGAAGCAAATTATGAACCAGAAAGTGAATTTCACTACTCGGACGCAAATTTTTGTATAATCGAACAACTACTTGAAAATATTACAGGGAAATCATTTAATCAGTTACTAGAAGAACATATCTTCCAGCCACTACAAATGAAAGACAGTACACTCTTCTCCCCCGAAGACATAGATAAAACCGACGCTTTTTCTTGCGGGCATAATAAAGATGGAACTGTAACAAATGAGAAATATCCATTTTATCCATTCGCAGCTGCTGCAGGCATTTGGACAACACCGACTGACTTATCAACTTTAGTTATTGAAATCATTCATTCCTTACAAGGAAATAGTAAACTAAAACTTTCTCAAAAAACAGTTCAAGACATGATTTCTCCTCAAGGTTGCTCAAAATGGACTGGATTAGGCATTTTTCTAGAGGATTCGAATGAAGACTTACAAATTTATTCACTCGGATGGGGCGTTGGATTTCAATGTATGATGGTTTGTTATCCACATAGAGGTAATGGAGCTACTATTATGACAAATACAGACTTAGGTGTTCATCAAATGGAGGGCATCATTGGTGAAGTTTTAAAAACACTATCCTTATAATGAATTAGACATATATAAAGAAAGAAGCTGATTCACCCAGCTTCTTTCTTTATATAACATTTTTCGCAACAATTTTTATATGTTCCGGTGCGATAATTTCCTTTATACTTTCTTGAAAATCTTCACGCAACAGTTCTTCAATATGTTCTAGTTGTACTTCAACATGAGTACATTCTAAATTATATATGTTTAATAATGCATAATGATCTTTTTTCTTAATTACTAAATATTGATTTTCCTCTGTTACGAGCATTGAACCTAATCGGGCTCCTAGTAGGCGTTGATCATCAAACTTCATAATTGCTTCTCCTTCCTTCACATAAATATAATTTACAAGTAATTATATTTATGGAAATAGCTCTAATATAGACTATATCATAATTTACTAAAATATAAATATCATTTTTCTTCCCAATGAAAATTCCTGTTTTTTCATATATTTCGATACAAAAAAACTTTCTCAACATAAAAATAAGAATTTTCAGTTTTTTATTCCGTGGAAATCTATTATAATAAAGTTAATAAATGTTTGACCTCTCCTAATTCATGTACATATGGATGATCAGTAGTTGCTGCTACTGATCTATTTTTTTGATTTCAGAAAGCAAATACGCTGCATCCTTTCCTACACCACAAATAAGTGCAGAACCCCTTTGAGATTGCCATGGCAATCCAATATAATACAATCCTTTTACTGGACTGATTCCCTTTACGTGATTAGGAAATCCTTTCTCGTTCACTGCCTTTTCTATTTCAATCCATTTATAATCTTGCATAAAACCAGTTGACCATATAACGCTTTCTGCACTATATGTATCACCATTTTGAAACATAATGTTATTTCCTGATACACTTACCACTTTTTCCTGTAGTTTCATTGCCCCATTACGTAGGAGTACCTTACCTTCAAAACCAAAAATAGGATCCTTTCTCTTCTGAAACCACCTTCCTCTCTTTGTATGTATTTCGGCATATAATAAACCCATTTTTTCTAGCCAATTAAAAATGCTTTTCCCAAAAAAATGTAACGGCAAAAACGTTAAAGGATGACTGATAGACATCGTAACTTCATGAGTTTTTGCAAGTTCTACTGCTATTTGCATGCCTGAATTCCCGCCACCTACTACTAGTACTTTTCCCTTAGGAATTTGTGATGGTGATTTATATTGTGATGAATGTATTTGAAAAACATGCGATGAAAGATGTTGTGAAAATAAGGGAATGAGTGGTTGTCGAAAACCACCTGTTGCGATAACAACTTTTTTTGATTGTAAAATTTCTGTAGGAGTATGTAATTCGAATATATCTTTTTCTTTATTTATTTTTAAAACTTCGGTTTGCAATTGTACGGGTAATTTATAATGCCTTGCATATCCTTCTAAATAATTTGCAATCTCATCTTTATATGGAAATCCATTTTTCTCTCCTATTAATGCCATACCTGGCAAGCTACTATATATCCTTGGTGTAAAAAGTTGTAGTGATTCATAGCGTTCTCTCCATGAATCACCAATTCGGTTTCCCGCCTCAATTAATAAAACATTATATCCTTCCTGCTTCAAATAGTATCCCATTGCTAATCCACCTTGACCAGCTCCAACGATAATTATATCTTTCACTCCAATCCCTCCTTCTTACAAATACATGAATACATGTTCATATGTTCATGTATTTCCGTAATCATAACATTTTATTTTTATATAATTCAATGTTTATCCAAAAATAAAAAGAGCAGCTCACTATAAAGTAAACTCCCCTTCATTCTACCTTCCCAGTCCTTAAAGCTCTGGCCCAATCATGCCTTTCCTGCTGAACAGCTACTCGAGCAGCTCCTTCCCAATTATAAGGTACTGAAATTTGTTCAATTATCCATTCTCCCAGCACCTTTTCTATCACTACATATTTTGCATGTGGAGTTCCTGACTCCATTTTATGCAAAACGGGTAATTCATCTTTGTATGCTGGAAGTCCTACACTCCCCGGATTTATAATGACCTTTCCATTTGCTAAATAAACCACTCTAGGAATATGCGTATGTCCACATACTATTATTTTTTGTTCTATATTTTGGAGTTGATCCATTATATTTTTTTCACTCTTTAATACTGCACCATTCTCGTCCATCTCTTCTAATAAATACACCTCATCTGAAGCTGGCGTACCATGACAAAATAAAATATCGTCTACAATAAATTGGGAAGAATGTTGTTTTAACCAATCTATATGATTTTTTGTTAATTGCTTTTGGACAAAAGTTAGTGTAGCAGACTGCTCTTGTATAGGTTCCCAAAGCATACGATCACAATTACCCTTAATATGTATCATCTCGTTATTCATTAATATTTCAATTGTCCCTAAAGGATCTAACGGCCCATACACACTATCTCCTAAATTGATTATCATTTCGGCCTTGCGACGTTCAATATCTTTTAATACTGCTTTTAATGCGTGACTATTCCCATGAATATCTGAAATTATAGCTATTTTCATCTAAATCCCCACTTTAATATATTATTTATATACATCCGCAGCCAATTCCCTCAAAATATCCACATTCATCACTTCAAAGCATCCATTGTTTTTCTGTATTATCCCTTTATCACAAAAGGTATTTAATGTTCGTAATAAATGTCGATAACTTGTTCCTAACAATTCAGCTATCTCCGTTAAATTCCCACTAAACACAATTCTATTCCCGTGTTGTACCTCCCTTTCTCCAGCTACTAACATGTAACTCGCGAGTCTATTTTCAAGTGGATACAGTAAATTAATTGTACTATTTTTTGAAAGACGATTTAATTTGTGGGCTAAAGAACCGCAAATGCATCTTAAAAATTTCGCATCATGAAACAACTGATTTCTAACTTTCCCTAAAGGCAAACCAACACAATAAGAATCTGCCATAACTTGTACGTTTGAAGTGATTCTTTGAGAGTGAATTAACTCTACATCTCCTAGCAACTGCAAACTGTCATAAAAACATAATAATACAGATTTCCCATTACTTAATGTATTAAATGCTTTCGCTTTTCCTTCAACAAAAAAATATAAATAATCTATCTCTTCATTTTCTCTACAAATGAACTCATTCTTCTTAAAGAATATAAGTTCCATATATGGTTTCATATCATTACTAAAAAATGAATCAATATTATTTCGCTTAATGTATTCTGCTAGTTTATTAGAATTACATACTTTCTTCATAGTCCCCCACCTTTACAACTCATCCCCATTGTAATCAAAATTTTCTTCTTTCACTATGACATATGTCATAGTAATACACAATTTCACCGTGATACAGTCATTACAAATATGAAATATAAAGGGGATTTTACATTGTATAACTTTCTTTCTGTCTTTATTGGTGTGCTTATTGCCATTATGCTTCCTTTGAATGGGATTTTATCTGAGTCGACTGGCAATTATACAGCGAGTGTTATCATTCATCTTGTAGGTTTAATAGCAGTTATTTTCGTTTTAATCATAAACAAAAATAAAATCCAGTTTGATAAAAGTATTCCACTTTTTTTATATAGCGCTGGAGCCATTGGAGTATTCACTGTTCTTTTTAGCAACATAAGTTTCTCCGCCCTTGGTGCCTCTATTACAATCGCATTAAGCTTACTCGGTCAATCCATTGCTTCAATTGTTATTGATCATTTCGGTTTATTAGGAATGAAGGTTGCGAAGTTTGAACAGAAAAAACTAATTGGATTATTATTCATCTCTTCTGGGATTATAGTCATGACAATTTATTAATGGGGGTAAGAAAATGTTATATATTTGTATCGCTATTTTAGCTGGTGTTTCTATCGTTGTTGCTAGAATTATTAATGCAAATTTAGCAAAGAAAATTGGAAACTGGGAAGGTACATTTTTCAATTATATTACTGGATTATTTTTCTCTATGTTATTTTTAATTTTCAGTTCAGATTCATTTTATATTCCTAGTCATACACTGCAATCTATTCCTATCGCTGTATACTTAGGCGGATTAGTAGGCGTTATCGTTATTTCATTATCAAACTATATTACTCCTAAAATATCGGCATTTTATTTAACGTTGCTCATCTTTATCGGACAATTATTTGCGGGAACTATCATTGATTTTTTCCTGTCAAACGAACTCTCTATAGGAAAAGTTGTCGGTGGGATTTTCGTATTAATTGGGCTTACTTACAATTTACTCGTTGACCGTCCTATAAAAACCGTGAAGCATAATCACGTTCAACTATAATACTTTACGCTTACCTATCATATATTAATAGAAAAGCTCTTCACATGAAGCAATAGAGAGGAGAATATCCTATTAAGAAAATCATTTTACTGCTAGGTAGCGCATTCATTATTTTTGGAATCGTATGGTTTTTAAACTCTGGAAAATCTATTCAAGATTTCTATACAACAAATAAACCGAAGAAAAAAGCTACTATTATTTCAACTCAAAGAGACCCAAATGCACCTCCTGTTTTTTTAGGGAAACAGGAAATAAAAGATATACATGTAGAGTCGCTTAAGACAAAAAAATCTATTTTCCTTACAAAAACAGATGAATTAAAAACATTCATTAACAGTATGGATACAGCAAAAAAAGGCGATTTAACGCTAGATGAAGAAGGTT
Encoded here:
- a CDS encoding MazG nucleotide pyrophosphohydrolase domain-containing protein, whose protein sequence is MNISELQRYVASFSKEKGFQHTTIEERTMYAMAELGELAEVILKRDKIQDSKREIGLEMFDVIWNVCDLANKLNIDLEKAFEEKMKINKKREW
- a CDS encoding serine hydrolase is translated as MNLKSNNIYEKMNQYSVAGLSLAVIRDGRLDETTAFGTLECGTTRTVNTNSIFNSCSISKFITSMLVLTLSDQGIVHLDEDVNDRLTSWNIPTNLFTSQKKVTLRNLLSHQSGIIDPPNSFEHYTLAKGLPNMSELLAGKSLYCPVPIEANYEPESEFHYSDANFCIIEQLLENITGKSFNQLLEEHIFQPLQMKDSTLFSPEDIDKTDAFSCGHNKDGTVTNEKYPFYPFAAAAGIWTTPTDLSTLVIEIIHSLQGNSKLKLSQKTVQDMISPQGCSKWTGLGIFLEDSNEDLQIYSLGWGVGFQCMMVCYPHRGNGATIMTNTDLGVHQMEGIIGEVLKTLSL
- a CDS encoding NAD(P)/FAD-dependent oxidoreductase, with the protein product MKDIIIVGAGQGGLAMGYYLKQEGYNVLLIEAGNRIGDSWRERYESLQLFTPRIYSSLPGMALIGEKNGFPYKDEIANYLEGYARHYKLPVQLQTEVLKINKEKDIFELHTPTEILQSKKVVIATGGFRQPLIPLFSQHLSSHVFQIHSSQYKSPSQIPKGKVLVVGGGNSGMQIAVELAKTHEVTMSISHPLTFLPLHFFGKSIFNWLEKMGLLYAEIHTKRGRWFQKRKDPIFGFEGKVLLRNGAMKLQEKVVSVSGNNIMFQNGDTYSAESVIWSTGFMQDYKWIEIEKAVNEKGFPNHVKGISPVKGLYYIGLPWQSQRGSALICGVGKDAAYLLSEIKKIDQ
- a CDS encoding metallophosphoesterase; translated protein: MKIAIISDIHGNSHALKAVLKDIERRKAEMIINLGDSVYGPLDPLGTIEILMNNEMIHIKGNCDRMLWEPIQEQSATLTFVQKQLTKNHIDWLKQHSSQFIVDDILFCHGTPASDEVYLLEEMDENGAVLKSEKNIMDQLQNIEQKIIVCGHTHIPRVVYLANGKVIINPGSVGLPAYKDELPVLHKMESGTPHAKYVVIEKVLGEWIIEQISVPYNWEGAARVAVQQERHDWARALRTGKVE
- the yeiL gene encoding transcriptional regulator YeiL produces the protein MKKVCNSNKLAEYIKRNNIDSFFSNDMKPYMELIFFKKNEFICRENEEIDYLYFFVEGKAKAFNTLSNGKSVLLCFYDSLQLLGDVELIHSQRITSNVQVMADSYCVGLPLGKVRNQLFHDAKFLRCICGSLAHKLNRLSKNSTINLLYPLENRLASYMLVAGEREVQHGNRIVFSGNLTEIAELLGTSYRHLLRTLNTFCDKGIIQKNNGCFEVMNVDILRELAADVYK
- a CDS encoding DMT family transporter is translated as MKYKGDFTLYNFLSVFIGVLIAIMLPLNGILSESTGNYTASVIIHLVGLIAVIFVLIINKNKIQFDKSIPLFLYSAGAIGVFTVLFSNISFSALGASITIALSLLGQSIASIVIDHFGLLGMKVAKFEQKKLIGLLFISSGIIVMTIY
- a CDS encoding DMT family transporter codes for the protein MLYICIAILAGVSIVVARIINANLAKKIGNWEGTFFNYITGLFFSMLFLIFSSDSFYIPSHTLQSIPIAVYLGGLVGVIVISLSNYITPKISAFYLTLLIFIGQLFAGTIIDFFLSNELSIGKVVGGIFVLIGLTYNLLVDRPIKTVKHNHVQL